One stretch of Miscanthus floridulus cultivar M001 chromosome 18, ASM1932011v1, whole genome shotgun sequence DNA includes these proteins:
- the LOC136521421 gene encoding superoxide dismutase [Fe] 2, chloroplastic-like isoform X1, with translation MAASALHLRFLPSPPAGVKLQQRQLRSKIQRQGGLSRRFSKVVSYYGLTTPPYKLDALEPYMSKRTVELHWGKHHQDYVDGLNKQLATSPLYGYTLEDLIKEAYNNGNPLPEYNNAAQVWNHHFFWESMQPEGGGLPEGGVLQQIEKDFGSFTNFREEFIRSALQLLGSGWVWLVLKRNERKLSVVHTRNAISPLAFGDIPIISLDLWEHAYYLDYKDDRLAYITNFMDHLISWDTVTLRMMRAESFVNLGEPTIPEA, from the exons ATGGCGGCTTCTGCTCTCCACCTCCGCTTCCTCCCCTCGCCGCCGGCGGGTGTGAAGCTTCAGCAGCGACAACTGCGCTCG AAAATACAGAGGCAGGGTGGCCTATCTCGAAGATTTTCGAAAGTTGTGTCCTATTACGGTCTCACAACTCCGCCATATAAACTG GATGCTCTGGAACCTTATATGAGCAAGAGGACAGTTGAACTTCACTGGGGTAAGCACCATCAAGATTATGTGGATGGCTTGAATAAGCAGCTGGCTACCAGCCCTCTGTATGGATACACACTGGAGGATCTGATAAAAGAAGCCTACAACAATGGCAATCCATTACCAGAGTATAACAATGCAGCACAG GTCTGGAACCATCACTTCTTCTGGGAATCAATGCAACCAGAAGGTGGTGGCTTACCTGAGGGAGGTGTGCTACAGCAGATTGAAAAGGATTTTGGCTCGTTTACTAATTTTAGGGAAGAGTTTATCCGCTCAGCCTTACAACTATTGGGGTCTGGTTGGgtttggcttgtct TGAAGCGAAATGAGAGAAAGCTTTCAGTGGTTCATACACGAAATGCTATCTCCCCACTTGCTTTTGGTGATATT CCAATCATCAGCCTAGACTTGTGGGAG CATGCTTACTACTTAGACTACAAG GATGATAGGCTAGCATATATTACAAACTTTATGGACCATCTCATCTCTTGGGATACTGTCACTCTACGCATGATGCGTGCAGAGTCTTTTGTGAACCTTGGTGAGCCAACTATCCCGGAGGCATGA
- the LOC136521421 gene encoding superoxide dismutase [Fe] 2, chloroplastic-like isoform X2: MAASALHLRFLPSPPAGVKLQQRQLRSRQGGLSRRFSKVVSYYGLTTPPYKLDALEPYMSKRTVELHWGKHHQDYVDGLNKQLATSPLYGYTLEDLIKEAYNNGNPLPEYNNAAQVWNHHFFWESMQPEGGGLPEGGVLQQIEKDFGSFTNFREEFIRSALQLLGSGWVWLVLKRNERKLSVVHTRNAISPLAFGDIPIISLDLWEHAYYLDYKDDRLAYITNFMDHLISWDTVTLRMMRAESFVNLGEPTIPEA, encoded by the exons ATGGCGGCTTCTGCTCTCCACCTCCGCTTCCTCCCCTCGCCGCCGGCGGGTGTGAAGCTTCAGCAGCGACAACTGCGCTCG AGGCAGGGTGGCCTATCTCGAAGATTTTCGAAAGTTGTGTCCTATTACGGTCTCACAACTCCGCCATATAAACTG GATGCTCTGGAACCTTATATGAGCAAGAGGACAGTTGAACTTCACTGGGGTAAGCACCATCAAGATTATGTGGATGGCTTGAATAAGCAGCTGGCTACCAGCCCTCTGTATGGATACACACTGGAGGATCTGATAAAAGAAGCCTACAACAATGGCAATCCATTACCAGAGTATAACAATGCAGCACAG GTCTGGAACCATCACTTCTTCTGGGAATCAATGCAACCAGAAGGTGGTGGCTTACCTGAGGGAGGTGTGCTACAGCAGATTGAAAAGGATTTTGGCTCGTTTACTAATTTTAGGGAAGAGTTTATCCGCTCAGCCTTACAACTATTGGGGTCTGGTTGGgtttggcttgtct TGAAGCGAAATGAGAGAAAGCTTTCAGTGGTTCATACACGAAATGCTATCTCCCCACTTGCTTTTGGTGATATT CCAATCATCAGCCTAGACTTGTGGGAG CATGCTTACTACTTAGACTACAAG GATGATAGGCTAGCATATATTACAAACTTTATGGACCATCTCATCTCTTGGGATACTGTCACTCTACGCATGATGCGTGCAGAGTCTTTTGTGAACCTTGGTGAGCCAACTATCCCGGAGGCATGA